ATAAATGTAAACATTTTCGATGTTAACATCGTCAAACGTTATGTTCGCTTTTCTTATTTTCATAATTATTTCTCCTTTCGCATAAAATGTACCTAATTATTATACATTTTTTTTAACATATAAGAATAAGAAAAGCGCAAGTGCCCGTTTAGCAACGAAGGGGCAAAGGAACGTCAACTAAGTACAGTCACGTCCTGTGACTAACGTTGACGCTAGCCCGTCCTGGGCATCGCCGTATGAGATAAAGGAAACACGAAAAACCGCAGGCTTCGATGTTGACTTATCATAAGGAGGAGGGCGAGGAATGAGGAATAATGAACGTCAACTAAGTTCAGCCACATCCTGTGACTAACGTTGACGCTAGCACATCGTGTGCGTCGGAGTTGCTGGGCGCTGGAGCTAGACAACGATGAAAGCACTCTCTTATAAAGGACAAAGTTTATACATTCTTATCTTTTTAAAAAAACAGGTGATTAGGGTCACCTGTTTTCATCTAAGAACAATCTATCTACAAGTTAAAAAACTGATTTTGATCAAACACATTAGGATTATATTCATTTGAAATATTTTTTTCATTGTAGTAACGATGTATATCACCACTATTATTGCTTCCGGCACCGCTAGCAGCTTTTAAACTACTTTTAGGAGATAATTTAAACGTGTCACCTACTTTAATCCCACCATCTTGAATTCTTTCTACTTCCATCGGTCCAACAAAAGCTGGCATTAAACATTCTCCTTTCAACTTATCATATGGTTCAGATATAAAATATGCAGGGATTTATTTAGTGGTGCAAGTATATATGTTTAATAATCTCCTTTTAAGGAGGAATCCTCATTGTTTATTATGCCTGTTGATAAAGATCTCTATATTCAACTATTAGAAACACATCATGCTAGTGAATTGTATATGCTCATAGAAAAAAATAGACTCTTCTTACAAGAATGGTTGCCGTGGGTAGCTTATACAACTACACCAGAACAAGTTCAACAATTTATTCAACTTTGGCTTGAACAGTTTTCACAAAATAATGGGTTTAATGGAGGAATACGATATCATCAACAATTAGTAGGGGTAATTGGAATGCATCATATTGACTGGCAGAACCTAAAAACAATGATTGGATATTTATTAGAAGAAAGGGCTCAAGGGAAAGGTATTATGACCAAATGTACTTCCGTCATGTTAGATTATATTTTCTTTGAAAAAGGATTACACCGTGTAGAAATTAGCTGTGGAGAACATAATGAAAAAAGTTGCGCAATACCTGAACGACTGCGTTTTAAAAAAGAAGGAGTATCAAGGGATGGAGAAAGATTAATGAACCGCTTTCATTCATTAATAAACTATTCCATGCTTAGAGATGAATGGCTAAAGTTAAAAGAATTTAAATAATTTTAGAATATTCATTTTATTTATGATAACCTATAAAGAAAAGATAAAATAAAGGCTGGCTCAAAGGGTGATCGAATGTTAGATATTGAACAAATGAAAACATTTCTTGCCGTTGCACAAACTCATCATTTTACTAAAGCAGCAAAAGAATTAGGTGTAACACAATCTACAGTCACATCAAGAATCAAGCAAATTGAAAGTATATATGGAACCTCTTTATTTTCTAGGAATAATAGAAAAGTAGAACTGACAACAGCTGGTCAATCTGTCGTTCCTATTTTCCAACGAACTTTGCAGCTCCTGGAACAATCCATTTCAACTATTCAAAATCGCAACCGGTATTTACAAAAACTATCTATCTCTTGTATTGATCCAATATGGACGAATAATTTCATAACAATGGTTCGCGACTTCTCATCTCATTATCCTGAAA
This portion of the Bacillus carboniphilus genome encodes:
- a CDS encoding GNAT family N-acetyltransferase, with translation MPVDKDLYIQLLETHHASELYMLIEKNRLFLQEWLPWVAYTTTPEQVQQFIQLWLEQFSQNNGFNGGIRYHQQLVGVIGMHHIDWQNLKTMIGYLLEERAQGKGIMTKCTSVMLDYIFFEKGLHRVEISCGEHNEKSCAIPERLRFKKEGVSRDGERLMNRFHSLINYSMLRDEWLKLKEFK
- a CDS encoding spore germination protein, producing MPAFVGPMEVERIQDGGIKVGDTFKLSPKSSLKAASGAGSNNSGDIHRYYNEKNISNEYNPNVFDQNQFFNL